The following proteins come from a genomic window of Sorex araneus isolate mSorAra2 chromosome 1, mSorAra2.pri, whole genome shotgun sequence:
- the CREB3 gene encoding cyclic AMP-responsive element-binding protein 3 has product MELALDPGHQDLLDFLLEESGGLGVAADQAVVEAPLDWELRLSDVESDWEVEDFLSSLLSPAPSDVLSDPNPCSVGVGHDHTYSLPREHVSIDLDFGSDGQEGAWMTPLHVESAEELPTSPESPEMSRLVLTEEEKRLLEKEGLTLPGTLPLTKMEEHVLKRVRRKIRNKKSAQESRRKRKVYVGGLESRVLKYTAQNLELQNKVQLLEEQNLSLLDQLRRLQAMVIQVANKSSSSSTCVMVLLFSFCLLFVPAMYSSDTRGRLPAEPRVLSRRLRALPSEDARPLALPGLQSEAPEDSSDPVLPAAGNSCCLVYHSPQAPGGDLSLKLPLLDPVSKSPCLGCILALHANLTEEGMTAPSPQPHTCHLAGQIVRLDMSMAGTSAKAWRPQSLSR; this is encoded by the exons ATGGAGCTAGCGTTGGACCCGGGTCACCAGGACCTGCTGGACTTCCTTCTAGAGGAGAGCGGAGGTCTGGGAGTCGCGGCCGACCAGGCGGTGGTGGAGGCGCCCCTGGACTGGGAGCTGCGTCTTTCGGAT GTGGAGAGCGATTGGGAGGTGGAGGATTTCCTGAGCTCCTTGCTGAGTCCCGCACCCTCGGACGTGCTCAGCGACCCGAACCCCTGCTCCGTGGGTGTGGGCCATGACCACACCTACTCCCTCCCGAGGGAACATGTCTCGATAGATCTAG ATTTCGGGAGCGATGGGCAAGAGGGGGCCTGGATGACACCACTGCATGTGGAATCTGCAGAGGAG CTTCCCACTTCCCCGGAATCTCCTGAGATGTCTAGACTGGTACTGACAGAGGAGGAGAAGCGGCTGTTGGAGAAGGAGGGGCTTACTCTGCCTGGGACACTTCCTCTCACCAAG ATGGAGGAACACGTCCTGAAGCGAGTTCGGAGGAAGATTAGGAACAAAAAATCTGCTCAAGAGAGCCGCAGGAAGAGGAAGGTGTATGTGGGCGGTTTGGAGAGCAG GGTGTTGAAATACACAGCCCAGAATCTGGAACTTCAGAACAAAGTGCAGCTCCTGGAGGAGCAGAATCT GTCCCTCCTGGATCAGCTGAGGAGACTCCAGGCCATGGTAATTCAGGTGGCAAACAAGTCGAGCAGCAGCAGCACCTGTGTCATG GTCCTgctgttttctttctgtcttctcttcGTACCTGCCATGTACTCTTCAGACACGAGGGGGCGCCTGCCCGCCGAGCCCAGAG TGTTGTCCCGAAGGCTTCGTGCCCTGCCTAGTGAGGACGCTCGCCCGCTGGCACTGCCCGGCCTACAGTCAGAGGCACCAGAGGACAGTTCGGACCCTGTACTCCCCGCGGCCGGGAACTCTTGCTGCCTCGTCTACCACTCACCCCAGGCTCCTGGTGGAGACCTTTCCCTGAAGCTGCCACTCCTGGACCCCGTCTCCAAGTCCCCCTGCCTGGGTTGCATCCTAGCCTTGCATGCAAATCTCACAGAAGAGGGGATGACGgctccctccccacagccccacacctgCCATCTTGCAGGACAAATTGTCAGGCTGGACATGAGCATGGCGGGGACCTCCGCAAAAGCCTGGCGCCCCCAGTCTCTGTCCAGATGA
- the MSMP gene encoding prostate-associated microseminoprotein isoform X2, whose product MAVRAPWAGRAKGTLGGWGPLCLLISLLLQSPGVHSKCYFQAQAPCHYEGKYYSLGESWLRGDCFQCTCLHPVGVGCCDTSQHPIDFPAECELRREADTCQFSLVQKADPRLPCKGGGPDPEWGSANTPAAGAPAPHSS is encoded by the exons ATGGCTGTGAGGGCGCCCTGGGCAGGACGGGCAAAGGGGACCCTGGGAGGCTGGGGGCCCCTCTGCTTGCTCATCTCGCTGCTTCTCCAGTCCCCAGGAGTCCACAGCAAGTGCTACTTCCAAGCTCAAG CCCCCTGCCACTACGAAGGGAAGTATTATAGCCTGGGCGAGTCCTGGCTCCGAGGGGACTGTTTCcaatgcacctgcctgcatcctGTCGGGGTGGGCTGCTGCGACAC gtcccagcaccccatcgaCTTCCCTGCCGAGTGCGAGCTCCGCCGGGAGGCAGACACCTGCCAGTTCTCCCTGGTGCAGAAAGCGGACCCTCGGCTGCCCTGCAAAGGGGGAGGACCCGACCCAGAGTGGGGCTCTGCGAACACCCCTGCTGCCGGGGCTCCTGCTCCCCACTCCAGCTAG
- the RGP1 gene encoding RAB6A-GEF complex partner protein 2 isoform X1, with the protein MYLVGPAHTLMLGAAERLAPSNAEANEGPARSAPGAAAASALAKAMKPPGRRRACLPGSWAGRVGPRRHWAAVISQTGRRETGREGRSPGGPPAGPAPPPRPAQQLPAAGSGAPRAPATPGPRALRAGSRRPVSAQRARTPGAGPREPWEGDPDGRRSRVPSGAGGRALPAGSGSAGGGGGGGSPAPRRRGAPGGVPAAASEALAWASAQIHCQFHASESRVALPPPDSNQPEVQPESQTVFLPHRGERGQCILSTPPKILFCDLRLEPGESRSYSYSEVLPLEGPPSFRGQSVKYVYKLTIGCQRVNSPITLLRVPLRVLVLTGLQDIRFPQDESVAPSSPFLEEEESGKKDSWLMELAGERLMATTSCRSLHLYNISDGRGKVGTFGIFKSVYRLGEDVIGTLNLGEGTVACLQFSVSLQTEERVQPEYQRRRGAGGAPSVSHVTHARHQESCLHTTRTSFSLPIPLSSTPGFCTAIVSLKWRLHFEFVTSREPGLVLLPPMEQPEPVTWTGPEQVPVDTFSWDLPIKVLPTSPTLASYAAPGPSTSTITI; encoded by the exons ATGTATCTGGTCGGCCCAGCCCACACGCTGATGCTGGGTGCTGCGGAGCGCCTTGCCCCGAGCAATGCGGAGGCTAACGAAGGGCCGGCGAGGAGCGCACCAGGGGCTGCTGCAGCGTCGGCGCTGGCGAAGGCAATGAAGCCGCCCGGGCGCCGCCGCGCTTGTCTCCCTGGGTCCTGGGCGGGAAGGGTCGGGCCTCGCCGTCATTGGGCCGCGGTGATTAGCCAGACTGGCCGAAGGGAgacggggcgggaggggcggagcCCCGGgggcccgcccgccggcccggcgCCGCCCCCGAGACCCGCCCAGCAGCTCCCGGCCGCCGGCTCCGGGGCTCCCAGGGCCCCCGCAACTCCAGGCCCCCGCGCGCTGCGCGCCGGGTCCCGTCGGCCGGTATCCGCGCAGCGAGCACGCACGCCCGGCGCAGGTCCGCGGGAGCCGTGGGAAGGTGACCCGGACGGCCGGAGGAGCAGAGTCCCTTCCGGTGCGGGGGGCCGGGCGCTTCCGGCCGGAAGTGGctccgcggggggcgggggcggcgggggaagtcccgccccgcgccgccgcggcGCACCTGGCGGGGTCCCGGCGGCGGCCAG TGAGGCTTTGGCCTGGGCCAGTGCACAGATCCACTGCCAGTTCCATGCCAGTGAGAGCCGGGTGGCACTGCCGCCCCCTGACTCCAATCAGCCTGAGGTGCAGCCCGAGAGCCAGACCGTCTTTCTGCCACATCGAG GCGAGAGGGGTCAGTGTATCCTCTCCACTCCTCCGAAGATCCTCTTCTGTGACCTGCGGCTGGAACCTGGAGAGTCCAGATCAT ACTCCTACAGTGAAGTGCTGCCTCTCGAGGGACCTCCCTCCTTCCGGGGCCAGTCTGTCAAGTATGTCTACAAGCTGACCATTGGCTGCCAGCGGGTCAATTCCCCCATCACCTTACTCAGGGTCCCTCTGAGAGTCCTCGTGCTGACGG GCCTTCAAGATATCCGGTTTCCCCAGGATGAGTCTGTGGCCCCATCCAGTCCGTtcttggaggaggaggaaagtggCAAGAAGGACTCTTGGCTCATGGAACTGGCGGGGGAGCGTCTCATGGCCACCACATCCTGCCGCAGCCTCC ATCTGTACAATATCAGCGATGGCCGGGGGAAAGTTGGAACATTCGGCATCTTCAAGTCTGTGTACAGACTTGGCGAGGATGTGATAGGGACCTTAAACCTGGGGGAAGGAACTGTAGCTTGCTTGCAG TTCTCGGTAAGCTTGCAGACTGAAGAGCGGGTGCAGCCCGAGTACCAGCGGCGCCGAGGGGCGGGCGGTGCCCCCTCTGTGTCCCACGTGACTCACGCCCGGCACCAGGAGTCCTGCCTCCATACCACCAGGACCAGCTTCTCTCTCCCCATTCCACTGAGCTCCACCCCAGGCTTCTGCACAGCCATCG TTTCCCTGAAGTGGCGGCTACACTTTGAGTTTGTGACATCCAGAGAACCCGGTCTGGTACTCCTGCCTCCCATGGAACAGCCCGAACCTGTCACCTGGACGGGACCCGAGCAAGTGCCCGTCGACACGTTCAGCTGGGACCTCCCCATCAAGGTGCTGCCAACAAGCCCCACACTGGCTTCCTATGCTGCCCCGggccccagcaccagcaccatcACCATCTAA
- the GBA2 gene encoding non-lysosomal glucosylceramidase: MGTGVPASEQTCCAQRDPQAYCLEDTGGTETIKVTDRERPADDPPPNDGVDSGQLMASYEGQAKGYQVPPFGWRICLAHEFAEKRKPFHANNVSLSNMIKHLGMGLRYFRWWYRKTQVEKKTPFIDLINCVPLRQIYGCPLGGIGGGTITRGWRGQFCRWQLNPGMYQHRTVIADQFTVCLRRRGQTVYQQVLSVERPRVLRSWNWGLCGFFAFYHALYPRAWTVYQLPGQSVTLTCRQITPILPHDYQDSSLPVGVFVWDVENEGDEALDVSIMFSMRNGLGGGDDSPGGLWNEPFCLQRDGETVQGLLLHHPSPPNPYTMAVAARRTADTTVTHVTAFDPDGTGQQVWQDLLHDGQLDSPTGPSAASQKGVGIAGAVCASGKLPPRGRCRLEFSLAWDMPKIMFGSKGQEHYRRYTRFFGPDGDAAPALSHYALCHYTAWEEKISAWQSPVLDDRSLPAWYKSALFNELYFLADGGTVWLEVPEDSLPEPGGGMCQLRPTLLEYGRFGYLEGQEYRMYNTYDVHFYASFALVMLWPKLELSLQYDMALAALGEDLTERRYLMSGVVAPVKTKNVIPHDIGDPDDEPWLRVNAYLIHDTADWKDLNLKFVLQIYRDYYLTSDRGFLTDMWPVCLAVMESEMKFDKDQDGLIENGGYADQTYDGWIATGPSAYCGGLWLAAVAVMVQMAALCGAQDIQDKFSSILSRGREAFERLLWNGRYYNYDCSSQPQSCSIMSDQCAGQWFLRACGLGDGDTEVFPTSHIVCALQTIFELNVKAFAGGAMGAVNGMRPQGVPDRSSVQSDEVWVGVVYSLAATMIQEGLTWEGFRTAEGCYRTVWERLGLAFQTPEAYCQQQVFRSLAYMRPLSIWAMQLALQQQQHKAKHRAKSTGLSTAPELGPKEVTASLSPE; the protein is encoded by the exons ATGGGCACCGGAGTCCCAGCCTCGGAGCAGACCTGCTGTGCCCAAAGGGATCCCCAGGCGTATTGCCTTGAAGACACTGGAGGCACGGAGACCATAAAGGTGACGGACCGTGAGAGGCCCGCCGACGATCCGCCCCCAAACGACGGGGTGGACTCAGGGCAACTGATGGCTTCCTATGAGGGTCAAGCGAAGGGTTACCAGGTGCCCCCCTTTGGCTGGCGCATCTGCCTGGCTCACGAGTttgcagagaaaagaaaacctttcCATGCCAACAACGTCTCGCTCAGCAACATGATAAAGCACCTGGGCATGGGCTTGAG GTACTTCCGGTGGTGGTACCGGAAGACCCAGGTGGAGAAAAAGACGCCTTTCATCGACCTCATCAACTGTGTGCCCCTGAGACAGATCTACG GTTGTCCCTTGGGTGGCATCGGGGGAGGCACGATcacccggggctggagaggcCAGTTCTGTCGTTGGCAGCTTAATCCTGGAATGTACCAGCACCGAACCGTCATTGCTGACCAA TTCACAGTGTGCTTGCGTCGGAGAGGGCAGACCGTGTACCAGCAGGTCCTGTCCGTGGAGCGGCCCCGTGTCCTGCGCAGCTGGAACTGGGGCCTGTGTGGGTTCTTCGCCTTCTACCACGCACTCTACCCCCGAGCCTGGACTGTCTATCAGCTTCCTGGCCAGAGTGTCACCCTCACCTGCCGCCAGATCACACCCATCTTACCCCACGACTACCAG GACAGCAGCTTGCCTGTCGGAGTCTTTGTGTGGGACGTGGAAAATGAAGGCGATGAAGCCCTGGACGTGTCCATCATGTTCTCCATGCGGAACGGACTTGGCGGGGGAGACGACAGCCCCGGGGGCTTGTGGAATGAGCCCTTCTGTCTGCAGCGCGATGGGGAGACTGTCCAGGGGCTGCTGCtacaccaccccagccccccaaatccCTACACCATGGCAGTAGCTGCGCGGCGCACG GCAGATACCACGGTGACCCACGTCACAGCCTTTGACCCTGACGGCACTGGGCAGCAGGTGTGGCAGGATCTACTTCATGATGGACAGCTGGACTCCCCCACTG GCCCAAGCGCCGCCTCACAGAAAGGCGTCGGCATCGCGGGGGCTGTGTGCGCGTCGGGCAAGCTGCCGCCCAGAGGCCGCTGCCGCCTAGAGTTCTCGCTGGCTTGGGATATGCCCAAAATCATGTTTGGCTCCAAGGGCCAAGAACACTACAG GCGGTACACGAGGTTCTTCGGCCCAGACGGCGACGCTGCCCCCGCCCTCAGCCACTATGCCCTGTGTCATTACACAGCCTGGGAAGAGAAGATCTCGGCGTGGCAGAGCCCAGTGCTGGACGACAG gtccctgcctgCCTGGTACAAATCAGCGCTGTTCAACGAGCTGTACTTCCTGGCGGACGGGGGCACAGTGTGGCTGGAAGTTCCCGAGGACTCCCTGCCCGAGCCAGGGGGCGGCATGTGTCAGCTGCGCCCCACCTTGCTGGAGTACGGCCGGTTTGGCTATCTGGAAG gccAGGAGTATCGCATGTACAATACCTATGACGTCCACTTCTACGCGTCCTTCGCCCTCGTCATGCTCTGGCCCAAGCTGGAGCTCAGCCTGCAGTACGACATGG CTCTGGCCGCCCTCGGGGAGGACCTGACCGAGCGACGGTACCTGATGAGTGGGGTGGTAGCCCCTGTGAAGACGAAGAACGTTATCCCCCATGACATAGGGGACCCAG ATGACGAGCCGTGGCTCCGGGTCAATGCGTATCTGATCCATGACACCGCTGACTGGAAGGACCTGAACCTGAAGTTCGTGCTTCAGATTTACCGGGACTATTACCTGACCAGTGACCGGGGCTTCCTGACGGACATGTGGCCCGTGTGTCTG GCCGTGATGGAGTCTGAGATGAAGTTTGACAAGGACCAAGATGGGCTCATTGAGAACGGAGGCTATGCAGACCAGACCTATGATGGATGGATTGCCACAGGCCCCAG TGCATACTGTGGGGGACTGTGGCTGGCAGCCGTGGCTGTGATGGTCCAGATGGCCGCTCTGTGTGGGGCACAGGACATCCAGGACAAATTCTCCTCCATCCTTAGCCGGGGCCGAGAGGCCTTTGAGAGACTGCTGTGGAATG GCCGCTATTACAACTACGACTGCAGCTCTCAGCCTCAGTCCTGCAGCATCATGTCTGACCAGTGTGCTGGGCAGTGGTTCCTGAGGGCCTGTGGCCTAGGGGATGGAGACACTGAG GTGTTTCCTACCTCACACATCGTCTGCGCTCTTCAGACCATCTTCGAGCTCAATGTCAAGGCCTTTGCAGGCGGTGCCATGGGCGCTGTGAATGGCATGCGGCCACAGGGTGTCCCAGACAGGTCCAGTGTACAGTCGGACGAGGTCTGGGTGGGCGTGGTCTACAGTCTGGCGGCCACCATGATCCAGGAG GGCCTGACCTGGGAGGGGTTCCGGACAGCGGAAGGCTGTTACCGCACCGTGTGGGAGCGCCTGGGCCTGGCCTTCCAGACTCCCGAGGCATACTGCCAGCAGCAGGTGTTCCGCTCGCTCGCCTACatgcgacccctgagcatctgggcaatgcagctggccctgcaacagcagcagcacAAAGCCAAACACAGGGCGAAGAGCACAGGACTAAGCACAGCGCCGGAATTAGGACCAAAGGAAGTTACAGCCAGCCTGAGCCCGGAATGA
- the RGP1 gene encoding RAB6A-GEF complex partner protein 2 isoform X2, translating into MIEVVAELSRGPVFLAGEALECVVTVTNPLAPTATSASSEALAWASAQIHCQFHASESRVALPPPDSNQPEVQPESQTVFLPHRGERGQCILSTPPKILFCDLRLEPGESRSYSYSEVLPLEGPPSFRGQSVKYVYKLTIGCQRVNSPITLLRVPLRVLVLTGLQDIRFPQDESVAPSSPFLEEEESGKKDSWLMELAGERLMATTSCRSLHLYNISDGRGKVGTFGIFKSVYRLGEDVIGTLNLGEGTVACLQFSVSLQTEERVQPEYQRRRGAGGAPSVSHVTHARHQESCLHTTRTSFSLPIPLSSTPGFCTAIVSLKWRLHFEFVTSREPGLVLLPPMEQPEPVTWTGPEQVPVDTFSWDLPIKVLPTSPTLASYAAPGPSTSTITI; encoded by the exons ATGATCGAAGTGGTGGCAGAGCTGAGCCGGGGGCCCGTGTTTCTGGCCGGGGAGGCGCTGGAGTGTGTGGTGACCGTCACTAATCCCCTGGCCCCCACAGCCACTTCAGCATCCAG TGAGGCTTTGGCCTGGGCCAGTGCACAGATCCACTGCCAGTTCCATGCCAGTGAGAGCCGGGTGGCACTGCCGCCCCCTGACTCCAATCAGCCTGAGGTGCAGCCCGAGAGCCAGACCGTCTTTCTGCCACATCGAG GCGAGAGGGGTCAGTGTATCCTCTCCACTCCTCCGAAGATCCTCTTCTGTGACCTGCGGCTGGAACCTGGAGAGTCCAGATCAT ACTCCTACAGTGAAGTGCTGCCTCTCGAGGGACCTCCCTCCTTCCGGGGCCAGTCTGTCAAGTATGTCTACAAGCTGACCATTGGCTGCCAGCGGGTCAATTCCCCCATCACCTTACTCAGGGTCCCTCTGAGAGTCCTCGTGCTGACGG GCCTTCAAGATATCCGGTTTCCCCAGGATGAGTCTGTGGCCCCATCCAGTCCGTtcttggaggaggaggaaagtggCAAGAAGGACTCTTGGCTCATGGAACTGGCGGGGGAGCGTCTCATGGCCACCACATCCTGCCGCAGCCTCC ATCTGTACAATATCAGCGATGGCCGGGGGAAAGTTGGAACATTCGGCATCTTCAAGTCTGTGTACAGACTTGGCGAGGATGTGATAGGGACCTTAAACCTGGGGGAAGGAACTGTAGCTTGCTTGCAG TTCTCGGTAAGCTTGCAGACTGAAGAGCGGGTGCAGCCCGAGTACCAGCGGCGCCGAGGGGCGGGCGGTGCCCCCTCTGTGTCCCACGTGACTCACGCCCGGCACCAGGAGTCCTGCCTCCATACCACCAGGACCAGCTTCTCTCTCCCCATTCCACTGAGCTCCACCCCAGGCTTCTGCACAGCCATCG TTTCCCTGAAGTGGCGGCTACACTTTGAGTTTGTGACATCCAGAGAACCCGGTCTGGTACTCCTGCCTCCCATGGAACAGCCCGAACCTGTCACCTGGACGGGACCCGAGCAAGTGCCCGTCGACACGTTCAGCTGGGACCTCCCCATCAAGGTGCTGCCAACAAGCCCCACACTGGCTTCCTATGCTGCCCCGggccccagcaccagcaccatcACCATCTAA
- the MSMP gene encoding prostate-associated microseminoprotein isoform X1, protein MPAEGTVVHSKMGLTQETLQRDILHSRCLFAPPESWAVAPHCSSPVWLRLSVHHPQEMPPSGSGRDPSAHTPLESPCHYEGKYYSLGESWLRGDCFQCTCLHPVGVGCCDTSQHPIDFPAECELRREADTCQFSLVQKADPRLPCKGGGPDPEWGSANTPAAGAPAPHSS, encoded by the exons ATGCCTGCAGAGGGGACAGTGGTCCACTCCAAGATGGGTCTGACTCAGGAGACTCTGCAGAGGGACATTCTCCACTCCAGGTGCCTGTTTGCTCCCCCGGAGTCTTGGGCCGTCGCACCCCATTGCAGCTCCCCGGTTTGGCTGAGGCTCAGTGTTCACCATCCCCAGGAAATGCCTCCCTCCGGTTCAGGCAGAGATCCCAGCGCACACACACCCCtggagt CCCCCTGCCACTACGAAGGGAAGTATTATAGCCTGGGCGAGTCCTGGCTCCGAGGGGACTGTTTCcaatgcacctgcctgcatcctGTCGGGGTGGGCTGCTGCGACAC gtcccagcaccccatcgaCTTCCCTGCCGAGTGCGAGCTCCGCCGGGAGGCAGACACCTGCCAGTTCTCCCTGGTGCAGAAAGCGGACCCTCGGCTGCCCTGCAAAGGGGGAGGACCCGACCCAGAGTGGGGCTCTGCGAACACCCCTGCTGCCGGGGCTCCTGCTCCCCACTCCAGCTAG